The Calliphora vicina chromosome 3, idCalVici1.1, whole genome shotgun sequence genome contains a region encoding:
- the Sgf29 gene encoding SAGA-associated factor 29, with protein sequence MPLTAEIAAQQIQERLKDIQHLIHEIDDERRRSEANINSLNRAHQSNLPAQKIKSLHKTCLQDATIEEDSIRKALDKIQEIRNIRNERRIQARNAGNKEAIRRGALMKMVQISAQTLPLFVSKPGEKVPPLCGAIPSESHYIAKVGDNVAALVKGVEDEENWILAEVVQFLSRQNKYDVVDIDEEQKDRHVLSKRKVIPLPLMRANPETDGHALFPKDTVVMALYPQTTCFYKAIIHRLPQTATEDYEVLFEDSSYTNGYAEPLPVAQRYVIAYKPTKKIGSTASGGSGSISSA encoded by the exons atgCCATTAACAGCAGAGATAGCTGCCCAACAAATACAG GAACGGCTTAAGGATATACAGCATTTGATACACGAAATTGACGATGAACGTCGACGCTCCGAAGCaaatataaatagtttaaataggGCTCACCAAAGTAATTTACCCGCtcagaaaattaaaagtttgCACAAAACTTGTTTACAAGATGCTACTATCGAAGAAGACAGCATTCGAAAAGCCCTAGATAAAATTCAAGAAATCCGAAATATACGAAATGAACGTCGGATACAAGCTCGTAATGCTGGAAATAAAGAGGCTATAAGAAGGGGAGCTCTAATGAAAATGGTACAGATTTCAGCGCAGACATTGCCGTTATTTGTAAGCAAACCTGGAGAAAAGGTGCCACCTCTTTGTGGTGCTATACCTTCAGAAAGTCATTACATTGCTAAAGTTGGTGATAATGTAGCAGCATTAGTGAAAGGTGTTGAAGACGAAGAAAACTGGATATTAGCGGAGGTTGTTCAATTTTTAAGTCGACAGAATAAATACGATGTGGTGGATATTGATGAAGAGCAGAAGGATAGACATGTTTTAAGTAAGAGAAAAGTTATACCTTTACCCTTGATGAGAGCAAATCCAGAAACAGATGGCCATGCACTTTTCCCAAAAGATACAGTTG ttATGGCACTATATCCACAAACTACATGTTTTTATAAGGCCATTATTCATAGACTTCCGCAGACTGCTACTGAAGACTATGAGGTTTTATTTGAAGATTCCTCTTATACGAATGGTTACGCCGAACCATTACCTGTGGCACAACGTTACGTTATTGCATACAaacctacaaaaaaaattggaagTACTGCTAGTGGAGGAAGTGGTAGCATTTCTTCGGCTTAA
- the RpLP0-like gene encoding mRNA turnover protein 4 homolog, with translation MPKSKRDKKVSLTKTDRKGLEWKQQIIDDIRRCTEKYPNIFVFQVQNMRNNLLKDLRQEWKQNSRFIFGKNRIMQIALGRTKAEEIEVDLHKLSKRLTGQVGLLFTEKSKKDVLEWADNYWAVEYARSGFIATETVVLPEGPLSEFSHSMEPHLRSLGMPTLLKKGVVTLFSDYTVCEEGKVLTPEQARILKLCAKPMAKFQLTIKCSWTKPDGFELHVEDDLNDDKVDSGQGDEDEDGMEQDESDLDEN, from the exons atgcctAAATCAAAAAGAGATAAGAAAG ttTCCCTTACTAAAACTGACCGTAAAGGATTGGAATGGAAGCAACAAATAATTGATGACATCCGAAGGTGTACTGAAAAATatccaaatatatttgtatttcaaGTACAAAATATGCGTAACAACTTACTAAAGGATTTGAGACAAGAATGGAAACAAAACTCCAGATTTATATTCGGGAAAAATCGCATTATGCAGATAGCATTGGGCAGAACCAAGGCAGAGGAAATAGAAGTCGATTTGCATAAATTGTCAAAGAGGCTCACCGGACAAGTTGGTTTATTGTTtactgaaaaaagtaaaaaagatgTCTTAGAATGGGCAGACAATTATTGGGCTGTGGAGTATGCCAGGAGCGGTTTCATCGCTACTGAGACAGTTGTTTTACCCGAGGGACCTTTATCAGAATTTTCACACTCAATGGAACCTCATTTAAGATCTTTAGGAATGCCTACATTATTGAAAAAAGGTGTAGTAACATTATTTTCAGACTATACTGTTTGCGAAGAAGGCAAAGTATTGACACCCGAACAAGCACGTATACTTAAACTGTGTGCAAAACCAATGGCAAAATTCCAATTAACAATCAAATGTTCTTGGACCAAACCGGATGGGTTTGAATTGCATGTGGAAGATGATCTTAATGATGACAAGGTTGATAGCGGGCAAGGAGACGAAGATGAGGATGGAATGGAACAAGATGAATCAGATCTTGATGAAAACTAA